The Tamandua tetradactyla isolate mTamTet1 chromosome 6, mTamTet1.pri, whole genome shotgun sequence genome contains the following window.
TCCTCAGCCTGATGACCGAGGAACCATTGATGACGTGTCTGTGCTGAGAGTGACTCGCCAGGGGTCCCAGGCTGATCATTTCACCGAGACACCCCTggtccctgggagtcaggtccagGTCCGTGTGGACTGGGAGCGGAGGTTTGATCACATGCAGCAGCATTCGGGTAAGTGGGGCGGGCAGGGCTCATTTACGGAGGAGCATTCGCCATGTATGGGAATGCCGTGATGATTGAGGTTCGGTTTGAGTTCTCTACAGGTGAAACTTTTGGAAGAAACAGGGGTATTCAGAATTCCGGCAGCATATAGCCATGCCAGCCTTCTCCTGATTCCTTAAGCACATCCTGCTTCTTTTTCCTGCCCAGGTTTCTCATCCCCTCTGTCTTCACAGAGTtaatttctctccttcttcttatCACCAATCAGGATGTTACTTTATCTCTAATACCAAGTCCTGTGCCTTTGCCTGTGGTTGCCACTcagtaagtattttttaaatgaatgaatatggcaCATTACTTCAAATCCTGGTTCAGTCTCTGATAAGCCACATTGCCTTAGCACGTTTTTTGGTCTCTGtatgcctcggtttcctcatctgtgagatGGCATTACAGTGCCTCTTGCAGAATTCTTGTGAGTACTTTTCAAGTATCTGAAGTGTATTAACCAGACCTGACAGGTCTCCAGTAAGCCAGTTTCTGTGATTGTATCATTGTGGGAGTATGTGGCTCTCTGGGCTTCTCATTTTTCCTGCTGTCTTTGCTTAGGGCAGCATCTCATCACAGCAGTTGCTGACTATCTATTTGGACTGAAGACAACATCATGGTGAGCAGATGGCAGAAGAACATAGGGCGTGTGTTCCTGACTACCTGCTCCTTTCTCAATAAAGGATCAGAGCGTAGGGGAATAAAAGAAAGGGGAGTGTTTTGAATTTCCCCTGTGGTCCCCTATTCACCTGGAAGATGGGATAGTAGGATGAGAGGAGAGATATCTGCCTGTGCTTAGGAAAGAATGGAATTGGGAGCCCAGAGACCTTAGGGGTGTATGCTGGTTCCTCTACCCACTAGCCACATGACTTTTATCATGGCCCTTAATATCCATGTGAACCTCCGTTTCCTCGCCTGTAAAATCAGAATGATAAACCCTGTCTTGCAGGATttatgtgagaattaaataaaatcatttatagAAATATGCTTTGTAAACTGTGGGACCGTTCATATGTTATTATTGTCATCATCGTCAACATCTGTGACCATTCTCCTTCACCTGGCAGGGAATTAGGGCGACTCCGTAGTGTGATTGAGCTTGACAGTCCCTCTATAACCGCAGAGCAAGTAGCTACCATTGAGCAAAATGTcaatgaaaaaatcagaaatcgTCTGCCTGTGAACGTGCGAGAGCTGAGCCTGGATGATCCCGAGGTGGAGCAGGTGAGGAGAGAGCCAGTGGGGTGGCTTCTGCCAGGTAGCCCTCTGAAGGTTCTTGCTCAAAATTCATtcagcccttctccctcccctctgtcccaggtgagggGCCGAGGTTTGCCAGATGATCATGCTGGGCCCATTCGAGTTGTTACCATCGAGGGCGTTGATTCCAACATGTGCTGTGGAACCCACGTGAACAATCTCAGTGACCTCCAGGTAGGTGAGGATGAGCTTTTGAGTGATTGAgagagagaatatcaggagtGGAGGATCACACAGGGCTGAGGTGGCAGAGGAGGACAATTCTGGAATTTTAAGAGAAATCATTTCttcattgcttcagagctggGGTGGAGGTGCAGGTTTCTTCTGCCTTTGAGTTCCAGGAGCCACTGTGGTTTACTCATTTGCTTGTGTGTATGTTACTCCCTTGCCTCATGCAGGTCATTAAGATTCTCGGCActgagaagggaaagaagaacaaAACTAACCTAATATTTCTGGCTGGGAACCGGGTGCTGAAGTGGATGGAGAGAAGTCATGGGACTGAAAAAGCACTGACCACTCTGCTTAAGTATGCCCCCTTCTTGCtaatctttcttctgcttctcagaTCCTTGACACCCTGGGGCTTAGTTTTCCTACCCTATAGTGGAGAGAATAATCTCTTACCTCTTGGGGTAAGATGCAATCATAAATGATAAAGTGCTTTGACTAGTAAATCAGACCCCCCATAAAATAGATTTATTCCCTTATAACCTCTCCCCCAATTACCTTATGGGCCTCCTCTTCATGTCCTCTGGTCCCCATCTGGAGAGTCACCCTTTCAAGAAGGGCATTATCGATTTACTCTCTATACCAAAAGCGCTCATGAAGCCGAGCAAGTCTCCACTGACCTTTCTGTCATAGGTGTGGAGTGGAGGATCATGTGGAAGCAGTGAAAAAGCTTCAAAACTCGACCAAGCTCCTGCAGAAGGTGATATAGCCCATGGTTTGGAGAGGGCAAGGGCTTTGCCTAGCCTAGGTTCCGCAGACTTGGCCCCTTTGCCTGACCGTATGTGTACTTTGTCCAGTGGAGGAGTGAGAGGAGGGAAGGTACTGCTGCCTTCTTGTCATCCTTTACACCTATCTACTGTGCTGCTACCTCCATTTCAGAACAACCTGAATCTTCTCCGAGACCTTGCTGTGCATACTGCCCACAGCCTTAGGAGCAGCCCAGACTGGGGAGGTGTGGTCGTATTACACAGGTGAGAGATTTGGGGCTGGAGGAAAGGCAGGAGAGCAGTTTCAGGATTGGCGCTCAGCATCTCTGCGTGTACACCAGCTAGTAGAAGGGGATTGCTCACTGATATTTTCAAGGCAGAGTAGACCCTAAAAAATGTGTTGCATACCAGATTTCCTGGGTTTAACACTTACCTTTTAACTGTAACTCTCTGCACAGTAActccctgtttcagtttgttaaagctgccagaatgcaatataccagaaatggaatgttttttaagaaggggaattatTACGGTACAAGTTTATATTTATAAGGCATCcaagggaagataccttgattcaagaaaggccatgagccagaacacctctttcagttgggaaggcacatgcctgGGCCAgctggtcctttgacttctggtttcaaacagttttccctgggggtgttttctttctatctgtccaaatatctgggtctcctATTGACTCTGAGCTCTTTCGAAAATGCTTctccttttaaggactccagtaaactaatcaagacacaacTTATATGCGCagagtcacatctgcatctaatcaaaatgtcacacccacaactggacaTCTCCATGGTAGTAATCCAATCAAACTTTCCACACCCCcccaatattgaatcaggattaaaagaaacatggctgcccccacaggactggatcaggaaaaagggacatggcttttctggggtacataacagcttcaaaccagcacacaccctaACTTTCATTACATCTTCCCTCACCTTCTAGTAGATCTCTACATACCCTGGAGAATCTTATTTaagggagacagagacagacacagCTTGTTTGTCAGCTGTTGAAGATTATCTTGCTTGCTGGCCCTCCTCAGCCAGCACTGTTTCTTTGCTAAGAGGGCCTGGGGCTTTGTGAGCACAAAAGATAGCAGTGAGGCCCATTTCATATGGAGAAGCCGGGCTTCCTGCAGTTTTACAGTTCTCCAATCTGGATCTCATCTCTGTCCTTTGTTGTAGGAAGGAGGGTGATTCCGAGTTCATGAATATCATTGCCAATGAGATTGGGTCAGAGGTAAGAATGGGTGTAAGAAACTTTGCCCAACCTGGATGGTAATCTAAGGAGGTAATGAGGGGCATTAGTTTAGTTGAAATCTGTCCACATGACACTTGAACAGTAGGGTATAGAAATTTGTTCAGTACTGTTTTATTAGTACTGAGGCATGCTCTGTTTCAGGTGTTGACCTGGGTCTATGATGTTGACCTCTCTGGGGCTGTGACATTTGCTAGTTTTTAAGCTCCTTCTCTCAGAGCTGGAGCTCTTCAGCAGATTAGTGTGTGTCCAGGgccttattttagaaataaaatgagtttggCAAGGCTCTTTGAAAACCATCCCATCCATTTTCCTCTGCTCGTGACCTCAACTGCTCTCCCTCCTCCTGGCAATCAAAAACTTAGAGATTTCCAGGTCTCTCTATTTTGCATTTACCCCAGAAAAATTCTTTGGAATACCTACTCTGCGTCAAGCATTGTGTTACATCTCTCTGTAGTTCTTCTGGGTAGAAAGTACTGATTCTCAAGGAGCTCATTTTCTGGTCTGGCAGACAAGCGGGTATATTGACATTTATTAATTAAGATGTTAAATGCTCTGTTGCATATAGGCCCAAAGAGCTGTATGGGAGGAGAGGTTTAGGAGCACATTACCTGAAAATGAGGGGAGGCTTTAGGGCTGGGGCCCATTGAACTTGTTTTGAAGTCTGCTGAGAGGCCCTCAGACAGACAAGGGAGGAAAGGTGGCCAGACAGAGGAGGCAGCAGAGGCAGAGGTGCAGAACATGGAAAAACATGCTGGTTTGGGGAATGTCAGGCAAAAGGGACATGGTGGCATGGTGGCCAACTTGGAAAGGTTGGTGAGAGTCATATCATGAAAGGCATTTTATGCTTGGCTATGGCCAGCGGCCTCCcatctcctttttagtttttactcTAAGTTTGTATAGTTGATCTCAACATGTCTTGGCCTTGGTAGACCAGAGTGAAGGGGCTGTATCATCATTTACTAGGACATCATCCTGTGGCTTGGGAGGAAAACTCATCTAGGGACTGAGGAGAGTACAGAGGTTGGGAGGGTGGTGACCCCACACCCTTACATATCACGGTTCATTCCTCTGTTTTATCTTCTAGGAGACCCTTCTGTTCTTAACCGTGGGTGATGAAAAAGGTGCTGGGCTCTTCTTACTGGCAGGGCCAGCGGAGGCTGTGGAGACCTTGGGGCCCAGGTAATCTTACGTGGACTTTCTTGCATGGGTGGAGAACCTATAAAACCTAGCCTGGTATCACTAAGATAACCCTTTTCTGATTAGAGGGTCATCATATCTGTGATCTCATTTGATTTGCGTCACAGGTGAACATTTTTACCATCATCATCCCTAGTTTTACAGTTGGAGTACAGTCCTGTTCTGTGTCTGAGGTCTTAAAGTGGTAAAACTGAGACTCTTTTGATTCCAAATCTCAtgtgctttctttttcatttttccctgttataaattttattacaTAAGCATGTGAATACTAGTGCTGGGTTATCAGTAGTCAGATAAGGTAGGTGCTTAAGATACCAACAAGgcagaaacacagaaaaatatttgggaGAGAAAATTAGGATTTTGAGACTAGAGCAAAAAAGGCATTGTAGTTGTTATGGAAAAATTAGAACCTTGTTGGACTTCCTTATCCTTAAATTACTGTTTAGAATTTTCTCATTATAAGTTAGGTGTGGGGAGATAGTGCCCTGTAATCTTCATGTCATTTAGAGTTTCCTAATTGGCTTTGATGAATACATGTTCATTATAAAACATTGAAGTAAAACATAAGTATTAaagcaaaggctccagacaggcaGCCAGATGTAGCTATAGTCTAGTTTGGCCTGCTcactgttttaaattttcaaaattacttgccacattttaaaattaggagatTCTTATATAAAGGCAGAGTGTTttagcttttctttaaaaaaaaggaccCTCTGTCAACACTGACGCCGTTTAGGTGGGCCAGTCCCCTCCTGTTTGCCGTGGTCCCCATGTTTCTTCAACATCCAGCTTGCTTCACTGCCACTCCCCATAGCATTTGTGTTTGCACTCCTGACCCCCTGTGGACCCCCACTCCCTCCCTAGAAAACACCCCTGTGGATACTTggtatcctccctattatttttttctatacattgATGTAAtctctttaaaaaaggaaaacataaatggGATTGAACCACACATATTGTCCTACAACTTAAATCTCTCTTAATATATTTCAGAAACTTTTTCCATGTTAGTCATGCCTCAATACTTATAATAACCGCATAATAACTGTTATATTTCATACCATAGATTGCCATGATTTATCCAGTCTTCCACTTACAGACACCTATATTGTTTCTAATCATTCACGCTTAGAATGAGCATTGCACATATCTGATTGTGTAGATgcatgtgttgtttttttttaattttaatttttatcatggTAATTGTACAGTGGAACATTTTCCATGTTAattactttcaagtatacaattcagcgGTGTCActtaaattcacaatgttgtgttaccatcaccaccatcccctaccaaaattttccatcacatcAAACAaattctgcacccattaagccttaactcccattccccacccctaccccacgtACCCTGTAAACTTCTTGCCCTTGGTTTTTCTATGACTTTTCCCTTGGGGATATCCTCCCTGATTATGTCTCTGCTCCCCAGGGTTGCTGAGATCCTAGAAGGCAAAGGAGCGGGGAAAAAAGGCCGCTTTCAAGGCAAAGCCACCAAGATGAGCCGGCGAGCAGAGGTGCGGGCATTTCTTCAGGAGTATATCAGCACACAGAGTGCTGAGGAGTGAGGACCCAGGGTGCCCTCCCTGGTGCTCCTGCCACTAAGAATGGGCCATCTGTCACCACAGAAGGAGTCttgtacaataaaataatttaactcaaaatgattgTGGTCCCACATGTATTTACTGAACAGTTTGTTCAGtatattccattgtgtttatgTAATTAGTGTCTGTTTGTACCAACTTAAACCCAGCCGAAACCTTTTCTAATGTAGAAATACAGTTGCTTAAGGATTGTGTATGTCACATTGGAGATTTGACTGAGGGCTTAGACTCATTCAAATTTCcttggtttcttcttctttttttctttcttttccaagtcTTGTGCTTCATAACTACAGAGCACCAGTGAGTTTGCAAATCAGTCCAGAAACCAAAAATATGTAGTAGAAAGATGCTCCATAATCTGTTATTGAGggaataaaaggatggaaaaaagatgaacTTATGCAAGATTGTTCCAAAGAAAGCTGGTGTCACAACACTAAtaatcagacaaattagacttcaaggcaataaaagctatttaaaaacTACATGTAATGATAAAAGGGCCTATCCACAGGAAAATTAAGTAATTCTAAATTTGTACGTATTTAATAGCCTCAAAGTATACAAAGCAGACATTGACAAatctaaaggaagaaataaatgaatgtgcaATCAAAAGAAGATTTAAACTCATCTTTTCAGTAACTGATAGAAGAAGTAGGCTTTGGAGTTCCACAGACCTGGGTAGAAATCCTAACTTTGTGCATATACAGGAAGTAAAACTATATGAAGAAGCCAGTGATTACTTGTAAAAGTCAGGACAGCATTTACCTCTAGGGGGAGGGAGTGAGACAGGATGGAGAAGGGAcccaaggtgggggtggggaggatgggTTTCTGACATGCTGGTGGtggtcttgctttaattttttattacagtGTACTTTTATGTTTTATATCATGTGATTATATCTCACAATTTGAGacttgataaaataaaattctggtTCGTCAGCTGTGTCCCCTTGGGAAAGTTATCTTGCCTTTTCACaattgtttcctcttctgtaaaatggcaataagAACAACCTAGTTCACTGGCTTGTTTCATATTCAATGTGAAGTAACGTTATATTGTAAGTGCTTAAGAGAGCCACTTTTGCCTGAGGTGACCCAAGATCAAGTGATTTTTGATTATCTTAATGTTTGGTTCCTCTTAACCTGCAAATAGAGAGTTGATTTTAAATGTAAGAGTAGCTACCCCCTTCCTCACCTGAAGTTAGACTGTATCCATGGGTGGGGCTGCTATGGACAGCTGCAGGCACCCCAAGCTGCTCTCCTAAGTTATTATGGAGATACATTTGAGCCCGATGGAGATGGCTTCTGAACCCAGCAGCTACAGGTAAAGAGCTTCAATTTAGATGTTTGTCTCCTTGTTCAATACAAGGACTTTTATCCAAGTAAAAATCCCAAATGAGAGGATATTCCTCTGCTGCTCTtggtaaagaaactgaggcaggtgGAGCTCATGGCTGCATAGAGATTTGTTGGAAGGAGATTAGTGATCGCATAATGAAGTGGCTTCAAAACTTGTTTTCAATTTAAAGTAAGGGAAAGTTTGTGAAGTCTTATATGGAAGCCCAATATAGAAACAGAGGAAGGCTCTGCTAATCTGGTTGGCCCTGAGACACCTCCATGAAGCCATAGGGCACTGTTTGAAACCCATTGTTTTAGTGTAACAGCCTTATTTTATAAACTAGAAGGATCAGGGAAGTTAGGTGCCATTGGGTACATAATTAGTAATACGCCATACtgcaataaattctttttttggggggggggtgtatgtgcatggcaggcgagcattttgCCACTGTATCACCATGCACCCCAGCAGT
Protein-coding sequences here:
- the AARSD1 gene encoding alanyl-tRNA editing protein Aarsd1, giving the protein MAFWCQWDSYAREFVTTVVSCRPAELQTEGSNGKKEVLSGFQVVLEDTVLFPEGGGQPDDRGTIDDVSVLRVTRQGSQADHFTETPLVPGSQVQVRVDWERRFDHMQQHSGQHLITAVADYLFGLKTTSWELGRLRSVIELDSPSITAEQVATIEQNVNEKIRNRLPVNVRELSLDDPEVEQVRGRGLPDDHAGPIRVVTIEGVDSNMCCGTHVNNLSDLQVIKILGTEKGKKNKTNLIFLAGNRVLKWMERSHGTEKALTTLLKCGVEDHVEAVKKLQNSTKLLQKNNLNLLRDLAVHTAHSLRSSPDWGGVVVLHRKEGDSEFMNIIANEIGSEETLLFLTVGDEKGAGLFLLAGPAEAVETLGPRVAEILEGKGAGKKGRFQGKATKMSRRAEVRAFLQEYISTQSAEE